A genomic window from Lotus japonicus ecotype B-129 chromosome 1, LjGifu_v1.2 includes:
- the LOC130730495 gene encoding plasmodesmata-located protein 1-like: protein MGILRTKRFTLQFLKPFLFMLIVLGPTTAPTSAADYTTLVYKGCSQQKLQDGNSDNLKTLLSSLVAESGQKGFAAITAGNAVSGAYQCRGDLSNSDCHSCVSEISNSLGRLCGGGDVAAARVQLSGCYLRYEDVGFKQVSQDQLLYKVCGSRKVVDGGGFEARRDAAFVMVENGLKIGGGLFYTGSYQSLYVLGQCEGNLGSDDCVACVKSAEDVAKAQCGDSISAQVYLYSCYISYSFYPNGVPTIASSSPGGHQHTSRTVAIAVGGVAAFGFLIVCLMCLKSVLKKRSGSKY from the exons ATGGGAATACTCAGAACAAAACGCTTCACTCTCCAATTTCTGAAGCCCTTTCTCTTCATGCTCATCGTTCTTGGTCCTACCACCGCACCAACCTCAGCTGCTGATTACACCACCCTGGTCTACAAGGGTTGTTCACAGCAGAAGCTTCAAGATGGGAACTCCGACAATCTCAAAACGCTGCTATCTTCTCTGGTCGCCGAGTCAGGGCAAAAGGGTTTCGCCGCCATAACCGCCGGGAACGCTGTCTCCGGCGCGTACCAATGCAGGGGTGACCTGTCAAACTCCGACTGCCACTCCTGCGTCAGCGAGATTTCCAACTCGCTCGGCCGACTCTGCGGTGGCGGTGACGTGGCGGCGGCGCGGGTTCAGCTCAGCGGGTGTTATCTCAGGTACGAGGATGTCGGGTTCAAGCAGGTGTCGCAGGATCAGCTGCTGTACAAGGTGTGTGGCTCCAGGAAGGTGGTTGACGGCGGCGGGTTTGAGGCTAGGAGGGATGCGGCGTTTGTGATGGTGGAGAATGGGTTGAAGATCGGTGGGGGTTTGTTCTACACGGGGAGTTATCAGTCTCTGTATGTGCTAGGGCAATGTGAGGGGAATTTGGGAAGTGATGATTGTGTTGCTTGTGTGAAGAGTGCTGAGGATGTTGCTAAAGCTCAGTGTGGTGATTCGATTTCTGCACAGGTTTATCTGTATAGCTGCTATATCAGTTATAGCTTTTACCCTAATGGAGTTCCCACCATCGCATCTTCTTCTCCAG GCGGGCATCAACACACTTCCAGGACAGTGGCTATTGCAGTGGGAGGTGTTGCAGCTTTTGGATTCTTGATTGTTTGCTTGATGTGTCTCAAGTCAGTGTTGAAGAAAAGAAGTGGTAGCAAGTATTGA